The window caggacacttaaaatgggatggaggaagtataatttagatattagtttgagtcgttttagtgtcaaacacaatactaataaaaattattctaattatgacaaaattagagattattttgaattgtgtaacaaaaaaatatattataacatagataaaaaattattttagcgactttaccatcaaacataatactaatagaaaatttattattatttggataaaaattagtttgggccgcctcccgtgcccgtcaaacgatatactaatcaagaaccatttacattatcataaaatcaatatatgatatctattttttatatattattttatttgttaattatttttattttttgattccaatttattagttaaaaattattattcttttataaaaattattttagcgactttcccatcaaacataatactaataaaaaaattattattatttagataaaaattagtttggaccGCCTCCCgtacccgtcaaacacaatactaatcaagacccatttacattatcataaaattaatatatgattcctattttttatatattattttatttgttaatttttttttattttttgatgcctatttattagttaaaagttattattcttttatggttctaatttttgttgctatcagtttttttaatgattattatctttacaatcctttattttctattcgaaatttaagaaaattataagagtaaatcgataatataaattgtacgtattaccttacaaatcttaaatataaattgtattttatctatgattttgttagtttgaataaatataatcctatttctattaggattactaaataagaaaagaattgtctcatctttagaattcaataagaaatactaaataagaaaagaattatataatctttagaatttgataagaaaagagttgtattacttttagaatttttaaacctgattttttgaattataactatactTTCTATCcgaatttaagaaaaatcagaaaactgaatcgaacaattctagagacgcccacATCCTACTATGTCCGCCGTTGGTGGCTTCAAGCCAGGAAATATCTAATATGTTGAGATGTTAATCTACTCACCTTTTTAACGGGTCGGAAGGAGGAACTTGTGTTGAGGATATTTTAACGAAAAAAAGGGCACTTGTAATATATGAAATCCTGCTTCTGCATATACAACTCAAAAATCGGATGCGCAAGGAGCTGGTAGACTAGCTAAAAGCCTACAAATTGCTGCATTGCATTAAAGAAAACTCAAATAACATCAGATTCGGTTATCACAAATGACAAGATGCATCATAAACAGAATTATCACAATCAATGAATCCAAAAGGTTGAAAATAAGCAAGACAACATAAATTATAATGCAAAGCTACATATATCAGTACTCGTTGCTAGCAAGTTGCAGCTAAGTGAAAGAAATGGGAGGGGTGTCATAAATTTGGGGGTTATCCAGTAGTGATATGGACACCAATTGCAATAAGGAAGATGGTAATCAAGCCAAAGAAAATGATTGTGTGAACAAATATGGACACGCCGCTGGTCTGAAAGTTTGCAAACTCTATGGCTCTACTTTTACCCGGAAGCTGGAACAGCAGCCCTGGTGTCAACAGCACGAAGAGCACCACTGCGATCACCACGGGTCCCCAATCAGCCATTTCTGTGTGATCTCACCTCAAAAACCAGTTTGTGTGTTTATTGAGTCGACAGACTCAGAGCAGATATGCCTAGCAAAATGGTAGATGAGAAGATTAATTGTTAAAAAGAGGCAAGTGAAGACAAGAGAAAGGTCACAGAACCGGCGATTCAAAATATTGTTGCCTGCAACGTGGCTTATCTAGCTATCTTGATTGTTGACATGACATGCAGGACGGCAATTGTATTTTTGCTGAGAGATGAGAATCTAGACCTTAGAAAACAGTTAAGCAAACTGCAAACAAAACCTATGAGTCACTACTCATGTATTTTGCCCCACTGACATGTTTTCTTATGTTCCGTAGATGATCATTTTTGGGCTTGTCTAGAACTGTTTGAATTCTAAAATCCGGGCTCTTAAAATTGAGCCGAACCAAATTGATAAGAACGAGGAAGAGGGGAATGCTATCAAAACGAGCAGGGATCCCAAGTTTTGAAGGAAACGGCCAGAAAATGTGTGATTTTAATACCACATTCACGTTTGTTTGGACAAATGGGAAGGGATAGCACGGCGATTCCATAGCCATTGCTCTGTGTCAAAATAACAAttgctttgaaaaatatatttctacacattatttttcaaatttttttttctgaatatttAACAACTATGTTttcattcagaaaaaaaaaattgaaaaattagagGAAGTATATCGGATGAGTCCGTGCTTCCTGTTCCACCTCCAAGcaatgattttaaataaaatttatactgTGATTtccaataaatatttatacacataaattaaaattttacaaaaaatgaTTCTGTACAGGTAAAGAATATCTTTGTGGTGCTCCATATACAAACACCTCTAATTTAATCTTCATTTCGCTACACAAGATATTCAGCATTTATTCATTTACCGATAAGCAGGAGGAACAAtgaacacaaggaaagacagagAATGCCAAGATGAAAATGTGATGGAAAGATTGAAACCATACCTAATCTGAAAGAGTTAACTATTGAAGACTTTAAGGGAAAGAAGCTTGCATCATGGATTATAGTGGTGACTGGTGACTAACATGGTGAAAATCACCTTGAGTTGCAAAAGATTTGATGTACTTCCACACCACTAAGCCACCTTCCTAAATCGAAGGTGATAGACATAACGAGGAGTTAAAACGTCTGACCCTTGACGTCTCTGTTGACAGCGTATATGTACATGATTGCCGGCTTGCCGCATTGGTCTAAAACATCTTTCAGTTGCAGGACTTATGCTCTCTGTTAAACCAGATATTTTCCCCAGTACAGAGTTCCACACTATAATATTTAAGATTAGGCCGCTTCTTGGAGGAATCAGATGAGTTTTGCTATTTTAGCAACTTCTGTTATCTACCACCTTGCCTCGACTATCAAGTTGTCCGAAATTCAATAGCAAAAACCTCCTTTAAAGATGTTAAGAATTGGATTTTGTCCTAATATGAGGAGATTCAATAGCAAAAACCTCCTTTCAAGAGGTTAAGAATCGGATTTTGTCCTAATATGAGGAGTTTGTCTCCGAAGAATCAAAGAGCCTTTGACACTGTATATATGGGCATCCTGTCGGAAGATTCAGTAAGGGGCGAGGTCAGAATGGTTCAAGGTTCAACATATGACACGTAAACCTGTTTAATGTATGAAACTGTTCTATATTGGACCAACTGTTGGGATCAAATAACAGATCCGCAAGCAGTTGCACTGTGTTGCTTTGAGTTTCAAATATCAAGATTGTTTCAGAGATACTAAGGAAATGACATGATGAACATATCATGAATAACATTGTTCATTGCAGTAACTTGCTTGTTGTTGTAAGAGTAACTGAAATCTTGATTATGGTGCATTTCTTTTCTGGGCAAAGCTCTGGTTGGTGCTTAACAAGTTATTAGTAACCGAATTTCTTCATTCTACTTTTCTAAGTTTTGTATATACTTTCTCATCATTCATCAACATTTCTATGTTATTTGGGTTCGGTGGCCTGATAATTGTACGGCACAACTGTTCAAATGTTATGGGACTTTGTAGGATAACTGATGCCGAAAACCAAGCTTATGTGATTGTTAGGGATTCAGTTTTAGGTTTTAAGATTGTTTCAAGAATCTAAGGAAAATGACAGAATATCAGAAAGACAGAAAAGCTAAACCGTTAGAATATGGTATATACCTTTGAGGCACTACTGAGcttactgattttttttttttagtatgCTATTTTTCTAAATTCTAGGTATAGAAATTTTGGCATGAACTAATCCTCATCAACACATAACAGCGAAGTTGCAGATATCTGTTCCTAATTCTATGATATGGTACACCTGACATTCTACGTCAAATATAGTGTGTAAATGTGTGTAGAGTGTGTGAAACAGACCTGTCCTGTAAGTTTTATCATGACATTGGAGAACTAGTAAATATATTCTAATCAGTTTGCTGAAAAAGGAAATATCCAGACGCTTTTAACAGAACAATTCATTACAACAAACAGTTTTCAGGCTAGACTCTAGAGTGTGTAAGTGGCAAAGATCAATACAGCATGTAGAGCAGGAAAATCAAAGTGTG of the Daucus carota subsp. sativus chromosome 4, DH1 v3.0, whole genome shotgun sequence genome contains:
- the LOC108217589 gene encoding uncharacterized protein LOC108217589, which translates into the protein MADWGPVVIAVVLFVLLTPGLLFQLPGKSRAIEFANFQTSGVSIFVHTIIFFGLITIFLIAIGVHITTG